A region from the Metopolophium dirhodum isolate CAU chromosome 9, ASM1992520v1, whole genome shotgun sequence genome encodes:
- the LOC132951596 gene encoding uncharacterized protein LOC132951596 has protein sequence MCGPTWPLAIPSWFVFGARAARWPLVLCRSHHNASAPRSSSPDNLSIAVDVRHLPLLAHVGFHFVSAFPTSVGQQHGRIGQIRPARFAVLHQHTYKLAFLGQRSPLLLERPTEFYSATRRANPALGNGASDFPVRYAIKQLGVSTFNQFFTHGQPASSSPGHRRMTVRYCVNRVTMALR, from the exons ATGTGTGGACCGACGTGGCCACTGGCCATACCCTCGTGGTTTGTGTTCGGTGCCCGCGCGGCCCGTTGGCCACTGGTGCTGTGTCGTTCGCATCATAACGCGTCCGCTCCTCGCTCAAGTTCACCGGACAATCTGTCCATCGCCGTTGACGTTCGCCACTTGCCATTGTTGGCCCACGTGGGTTTTCATTTTGTCTCGGCGTTCCCGACGTCCGTTGGGCAACAGCATGGCCGCATTGGACAAATTCGGCCCGCCCGGTTTGCCGTACTTCACCAGCACACTTACAAACTGGCGTTCCTTGG TCAGCGCAGCCCCTTATTGCTTGAACGGCCCACCGAGTTTTACTCGGCAACTCGCCGGGCCAATCCAGCCTTGGGCAACGGCGCCTCTGACTTCCCAGTGCGGTACGCGATCAAGCAGCTAGGCGTATCAACTTTCAACCAGTTCTTCACGCATGGCCAACCAGCGTCCAGCAGCCCGGGACATCGGCGTATGACCGTAAGATACTGCGTGAATCGAGTGACTATGGCCTTACGGTAG
- the LOC132952882 gene encoding transcription factor VBP-like: MDSLSFGQNNSRTNCQSCGIRNNYSKNDKLHGYVCDCKIYGVQQMQLRRLKTDTPREKKDAKYFEKRKRNNMAAKKSREAKRRRDNEMALKLFLLEKENMMLKFRLSTVSEELEIIKRTLVLYNTNQVIWTNNVLPPFQKK; this comes from the exons ATGGATTCATTGAGTTTTGGTCAAAATAACTCGAGAACAAATTGTCAATCCTGCGGCATACGAAATAACTATAGCA aaaatgacAAATTACATGGTTATGTGtgtgattgtaaaatatatggtGTGCAACAGATGCAACTTCGACGTCTGAAGACAGATACACCTAGAGAAAAAAAAGACGCTAAATATTTCGAAAAGAGAAAGAGGAACAACATGGCAGCTAAAAAGTCCAGAGAAGCCAAACGTAGAAGAGACAATGAA atggcattgaaattatttcttttaGAAAAAGAAAACATGATGTTAAAGTTCCGACTAAGTACAGTATCCGAAGAGcttgaaattataaaaagaacgttagttttatataatacgaaTCAAGTAATTTGGACTAATAACGTCTTACCGCcttttcaaaaaaagtaa